The following DNA comes from Eubacteriales bacterium.
GCCTCTTCCTTTTTATTAAGTTTAACATAAACTTTACTGCTACATAACCCGATATACAAGCTGCAACCATTCCTAATATTACAGGTAACCAGTCTACATTTCCTATTCCTACCTTAACAGCATCATAACCTTCAAATATTGCAGAACCTAAAATAATTGGGATAGACATAAGAAATGAAAACTTTGCCGCTGCTTCCCTGTTCATGCCAGTAAAAAGTCCTCCTGCAATAGTACTTCCGGAGCGAGATACACCCGGTAATATTGCCAGCGCCTGCATAATGCCCATTGAAAGCGCATTTTTTAAATTAACTTCCTGGCGCGGATTTTTTCTCTGGCGAGAATACAGCTTTTCAGACAATGTAAGTATTAGTGCCGTTAATAAGAACATGTAACCTAAAGATGCTCCGCCGAACGCTTCCTCGAAAAAGTCTGAAAACAGGGCACCTATAATAACGGCTGGTATCGATGCTATTACGATCATCCATGTCATGTGTCCAAACAGATTCTTTAGTATTTTTAATATATCTTTCCAAAGTACAATCGTAACGGCTACCAATGTTGCCAAATGGACCATCACGCCAAAAAATATCTGCTGTTCCTGTATACCAAATACGTTTTGCAGTAAAACGATATGTCCGGAGCTCGAAACTGGCAGGAATTCAGTTAATCCTTGTACCAAACCAATTATTATAGATTCAATTATGTTCATAAAGACTCCTTAAAACACTACTTAATAAATTATTATTGTCTTTTGCTAAAGCGCTTTTTTACTTTATCTATTATACACAAATTTTAGTGTTTTTTAAATTCTTTTTTTGCTTACTTTTTAACTTTCATTCTCTAATTCAGACATATCTTGTATTATATGTATTGTTTTAACAAAACTTATGCTATAATTACTTAAAAATATTATTTTTAATCTATTTTAGGGGGGTATATGCGCTCTTTAAAAAAAGCCTTTATTATTTTCATTTTTTTATCTATATTAATTGGCTCTCCTTCAAATGCACTTAGTGGAAATAATAAGGCTCTCGATATAACAGATACAGTCCTTTTTGAGACTGAGAACGGCATAACTAATTTTTCTAAAGTAACGGATTCTGATATAGAAACATATTTATCTTTTAGCAAGCAAGATGAACTTACTATTACCATACCAAGTGGTAATACGGGCGGATATATATATCTTAAATGGTTTAATTCCCCTGATTCATACGAAATATCCTATACCGATAAAAACGGGAATCAAAATACGGCCAGCCGTTCCGGTGGCATGTTCCATGAAACTATTTCGATAAGCGAAGGCTTTACCTCAGCCAAAATATCTGTTAACAAAGGTTCTAAGCTTTCCGAAGTAACTGTTTACTCTTCAGGCAACCCTATAGATGAGATACAAACCTGGTCTCCAACTGTAGATAAAGCCGACCTCATGGTCATTTCTGCCCATCCAGACGACGAAATGCTATTTATGGGAGGTACCATCCCCTACTACGCCGGCGAGTGTAAAAAAGACACTGTTGTGCTTTATATGACTCACCAAAAGCGTATACGGCAAACAGAAGCCTTAAACGGCCTTTGGGTTACCGGGCTTAAAACTTATCCCGTCTTTGCCGGCTTCCCAGATAAATATTCTGACGATTTAGACACAGTCGCTGCTTCATGGGGCGGAAAAGACAAAGTAATTAAATACTTAGTCGAACAAATACGGCATTATAAACCAGATGTAATAGTAACACACGATGAAGACGGTGAATACGGGCACGGCGCCCACCGCCTTGTCGCTTACTGCATACAAAAAGCAGTTATTGCCGCGAAAGATGAAACTAAATATTTAGATTCTTATAATAAATACGGAACATACGAAGTTAAAAAGCTATATCTGCATCTATATGATGAAAATAAAATAACTATGGACTGGAGAATACCTCTTAGCAGTTTTAACGGAAAAACAGCACTCGAAATGGCTGAAGCCGGTTATTCTGAGCATTTATCACAGCAAGACTTATCGTTTAAAGTTTTAGATACCGGGCGGACAAGCTGCGCGGAATTTGGCCTTTGCTATTCAAGCGTTGGGTCAGACGTAAATAAAGATGACTTTTTTGAAAATATACCTATACTTGTAGAAACTGAAGAATCTCCTTTGGCAGAACCAGAAATGGCATCTTCTGCTTCTTTAAGTGAAGATACTCTTGCTGAAATTGAATCGCTTAATACCAATACCTCATTTTTCAATAATTCTTTCCTATTGGTAATAAGCGTTTTAGCTGCTCTTATCGCTGCACTTATCATAGTTTTAATAAACGTTATTAAAAGATGCACAAAAAAAGCCCTTAAAAATTTCCTTACGGCCTCTATTGCAGCCTTGATTGTCATTGCATTGGGCGTAAGCGGATACTTTACATATTCATATTTAAAGAATGGATCTATCTTCACTTCCGAACCGTCCGCTTCATCCTCTGTTTCCCCTTCGGCTAGTGAGCCTGATGTGTCCAGCACTTCTTTTAACTATATAGATAATTCTACATCCTCAAAAAAAGATTTAAATGGATATTTTATGCAGGATGGCACTGAGCTTATAGTAAATAACTTTGAAACCGGCATTTGGATGTACAGAGACGATTCTCTTTCCATAACTATTGAAAGAAAGGAAATGTCTTCTAAAAAAGTCGTTTACTACGTTGCCGATATCCGTACCAGAAATGGTGAGATGCCTTTTGCCGCAATGGCTCAGGAAGGAAGCGGTACTGCAAGGGATTGGCCGTACCTGTTATCCAGAAATAATAATGCGGTCTTTGGTGTAACATCAGATTTCTTAACGGTTCAGGATACCCAGTATAAAGGCGTACTTATAAGGAACGGTAAAGTATATAGTGATGGAAAAGGTGAAGATACTCTTGCAGTCATGCCAGACGGTGAACTTAAAATATTCGCAAAAGGCAAAATAACTGCAAAAGAGCTTTTAGATATGGGTGTTGAGAATTCTTATTCATTTGGGCCTACGCTAATAAACGATGGAGTTATAGAAGATGGCCTAACCAGCCACCGCCTCCGCTCGAAAAATCCAAGAAGTTCTGTTGGAATGATAGAGCCCGGGCACTATATCTTTATAGTTGTAGACGGCAGAGACCCAGGCCACAGTATCGGCGTAACACTTCAGGAACTTGCAGAATTATACTCCTCATACGGCGTTAAAGTAGCATATGCAATGGACGGCGGCTCCTCCTCCGGAATGGTGTTCATGGGTAATTCGGTAAGCCAGCACAATATGCAATTAAATTGGGGCCAGCGCCGCAATCCGGACCTGTTTGCCTTTGGAAAATCCGACTCAGTTCCAGGCGTAAGCGATCCTGTTATAAATAAAGGAAACGGCGTTGACGTCGGCGTCAAGACCGGTGCCAATATAGATACTGGAACTAATACTACAGACGATACGTCAAATTAACCGTATAGATATTAAGAAATCTCGAGGCTTTTATGATAAGAAAATTATTTATTTTTAAACCTATTAGAATTATTATAAAATTGGTGCTGTTTTTGTTGGCTCTCGTTGTTGGATTTATCATCTATACAAATATATCAGTAAACAATTTTTCTTCTAGCTACATTTTTAAAGCAGACGATACTAACAACATCACAAAAGCAGATGCCGTATTAGTTTTAGGCACGCTTGTTGTAGGCGAAGATACTTTAAGCCCTGCCTTGAAGGACAGGATGGATACGGGTATTGCACTTTATGAAGAAGGCAAAGCCAGTAAGCTTTTGTTATCCGGCGACCATGGACAAGCCACTTACGATGAAGTTAATGCAATGAAAGAATATGCGGTTAGCTGCGGCGTAAAAGAAGAAGATATTTTTTTAGACCATGCGGGTTTTAGCACTTATGAAAGCATGTACCGTGCAAAAGATGTTTTTCAGTGTAGCAGTGTAATAATCGTTTCACAGGAATTTCACCTTCCAAGAGCGGTCTATGTTGCGAATAAGCTTAAGCTCGATGCCATTGGAGTTATAGCCGAGGCTAATAGTTATACACCCAATTTAAAAACTAAATTAAGAGAGTATATAGCAGTCCCAAAAGATTTTTTATACGTCAATATTTTAAAGCCTCTGCCAAAGTATTTGGGAGAAGTTATTTCAATATTCGGAGACGGGCGGCTGACAAACGGCTGATCTTTAAAGTTACTTTATTGTAATGCCGTATATCTTTTGCCCGCGCGTCCCTACAACTACTGTGTTTCCATAAACTGCGGGCGTCGCTTCTATATTGGTTCCTAAACTGACTTTATCCAGTTCCGTTCCCGTCTTTCCATCAATCAAAGCCATGTTCCCGGCCGAATCACACTGTATTATATAAGCATTTCCATCTTCATCATAAACGGCAACAGGAGAACTCCAGGCGTAATTGTTCATGGAGTATTTCCATACTTCTTTGCCTGTTTCTTTATCAAGCGCAACTAAACATCCGCTGTTCATAGATGGCGTCCTGGCTATCGGTATTATAATAAGGTCGCTTATGCTGTTTTGGCCGAGCACCGCAGTAGCTTGTACCCCTCCTGACACTCCCTCGTATGTATATACGTTATACGGCGCATTCCAAACTACTTCTCCTGTAACTGCATCTATCTTGTATATGGATATCTCGCCGTAATTATTACTGTCTTTAGTCCAATGAAGTGAAGGTGCAATGTAGATATATCCCCTCTCTCCATCCTCTGATAGTTCAAAAACCGGAGACCCGTTGGTATCGTCTTTAGTATCCTGCACCCATATAAGATCCATAGTGTTTATGTCTATACACATAAGGTTCCCGCCGTTATCTGCAATATACATGTAGTTTTTCCACATAACACAGCTGTCTTCCATCCCAAGCCAGTAGGTGTCTTTATTAGACCTGGAATTTGAATATCTCCATTTTAGAAGTTCGCTTGGCTCTACGCTTATCGTGCCTGCTGCTTTATCATAATCTGTATTTAAGTTCATCGTATAGATTATCCCGTTTTCACCAGGATATATAAGCGTATCCGTATCTGAATCTATAAGAGGCGAAGAATCATACGCATGGAATCCTCTTAAAGAAAACGAATCTGTCTTTTTGCCAAATACGTAAAGCTGTTTAAAATCTATAAGGCTGTATATCATTGCACGTGTAGCTCCGTCGCCGCTCGGCAAAGCATCTCCGGAACCCAGATATAAAAGCGGATATCCTCTTGGGTCTATGCTGCCTGCGCCTTTGAATGGAAGCCCGATATTTAGCTTGTCCCGCGTCTTGCTGCCGTCATCTAAGTCTAGAAAATAGACATTCCCGTCCATAGAAGCATAAATTACTTCTACCAAGTCACTTTTAGACTTCTTAGCGTCATATAGATTCATTATTTGCTTTGTTTCATCGTCCCATTTTACTATTAAAGGCTGCCCTACCCAGCCATTTCCCGTCCAGGCGCCGGAACCAGTGCTTTTGGGCAGGCTTCCGGTTGAAACAGTCCATGCATTATCTATATCAAGTTTCTTTTCAGTAATTGTTGCAGTTCCGTAAGACCCGGAGTTTCTAAAATTATTACCGCGAAAAGTGGTTATACCCTCAACACTGGAATAGTCCTCCGGATAGCCTAATAAAATCTCGGTTAAACGTTGGTATTGGGTGGTTTCAGTTCCATCAAGTTCTATTTCAGTTTTAAAGCTTAAATTAGATGGTTCGGTTGAAACAGCTGCATTCGGGGTTAAAAATTCCCTTGTTAAAACTGTTGAACCCGGTTCTTGAGAGACTTTAATATCTTGGCTTGTTTGCTCTGTAGTTGAATTTTCAAGTGGCTGTTCGTTTTGTTTTAAAATATATATTATAAATAAAACCGCAGCTATAATAGCCAGTAAAACGATGCAGCTTACTAAAAGCCTTTTCACATTAATTCTTTTTTTCCCGCCTCGCCTATAAGACTTGTGATTTTCCATAAACATGCCTTTTTAAACAATTATTTACATATATGAGTATATTATATTTAATAAATACATATTTTTCAACCTTGCCCAACTTAATATAATCTAACTTTATACAAAAATGTTAAAACTTCGATTTATTAGCCCCACTTGTAATATTGTTTTAGTATGTATATAATAAAATGTTTTATTAACTTCAAAGAGGTGAACGATATGCCTATAAAAGTATGTAACGACCTTCCTTCAGCCCAAACTCTTTTAAACGAAGGCATATTCATTATGCCCGAAAGCAGGGCGCTGTCTCAGGATATCCGTCCTTTAAGGATCGCCATACTAAATATAATGCCTACAAAGCAACAAACGGAAGCTCAACTTATGCGCCTGATTGGAAACTCGCCTCTTCAAATAGAGATAATTTTTTACATCCAGGAGCATTACACTGCAAAAAATACTTCTGCTAAATATTTAAGCACGTTTTATAAAACGTTTGACGACGTGTGCGAGGAAAAATTCGACGGGCTTATTATAACCGGTGCGCCTGTTGAAAGCATGGAATTCGAACAAGTAAAGTATTGGGACGAATTTACCCGTATACTTGACTGGAGCAAGAAAAACGTCTATGCAACATTATACATATGCTGGGGTGCACAGGCAGGTTTATATTATCACTACGGGATAAAAAAATATCCTCTTAAAGAAAAGCTTTTCGGCGTTTTCGCCCATACTATAGAACAATCCCGCTCCTCTAACCCGCGGGTTTGACGATATTTTTTACGTCCCCATTCCCGATATACCGAAGTTAGACGTGAAGATATGAAAAAACCCGAAGCTAACGATAATAACATCCTCTTATGAAAGCGGAGTACACACTATAATGGCGAAAAACGGTAGAAGGATCTTTGTAACCGGCCACAGTGAGTATGACCCTTTAACCCTTAAAAATGAGTATGAACGTGATATAAAAAAAGGGCTTAAAATAGACCCGCCCAAAAATTACTTTAAAAATGACAACCCAGGCCTTTCTCCCGTAGTCACCTGGAGGGGCCACGCGAACTTATTTTTCAACAATTGGCTTAACTACTATGTATATCAGGAGACTCCTTACGACGTTAAAAATATAAAAAGCGATGAAAACTCTTAAATAAATTAAAAGCGGCATTTTAGCCGCTTTATTTATAATTTATCTTTGCTTTTCTGGCCTGGGAATGCTGAAGTTTCCTCGGTACGAAATACACTTTACCGTCTTTTTTAAATTTTGCACCTGTTTGTTTAAAATAAAAAGGTATATATTTATCTTCGCACTGCCTTTTTATGTCTAAAACCCAATCATAATCGCAGATTCTTGCATTCTGTCCGGATTCTCCGCCAACCACCACTTCTTTTACCCAAGGCCCCAGATAAGAAGACATATTGATTTTTTCCAGTAATGGTTCGCAAGCGATCCCTTTATGCTTTATAGGGGCTTTCATGAATATAGGCAATCGATAATCCGCCATATCCTGGTTTTCAACCGTGCACATGATAAATACGTTGTTGTACCCGTCTCCCCAATCGTCCGGGAGGCTTAAGAAAAACCTGTCTATCCTCTTAGTGATAATGAAAAAATCAAGGTCGCTTCTCTCTTTTATCATCTGCCATGCTTCTTTTCGCCATTCGTCTGCATCATCTAAAAAAAAGTCCGATGTAAAACAAGTATATACCGTCTCTCCTGGTGGTATTTTATACTCCTTTGCCCGGTTCCTTTTAATAGGTAAATTAAAATCTTTATTTTTTGAAACTACACAACTGTCCTTATCGTGCCTTGCATCTATCCTGTAAACATAACAGTTCTTGCACCCCGGGCTTAATTTATGGCAGCCGTGCCATGGATTCCATGATGCCATTTTTTAACCTCCAAAATGCTAGGCTCAAAACGCAAAATCATTTATTTAAGATCTCTAAATATATCTCTTTATTTCGAAGTGAATTAATCTTAGGGTCGTTTGTTTTTTTTGCTCTATCCTGTGCTGCTTTTGATATATTGAATGCCAGTTCACTCTCGCCAAACACTTCACAGACATAATGTGCTAGCATATACGGCGCATCATACTGGTATAAAAGGCCCTCTTTCTTATGTTCCAGCAAATCCGCAACGCCTCCGACGTTAGATGCAACGCACGGAACGCCTAAAATCATGGCTTCACAAAGCGAATTCGGGCTGTTTTCGATTGAAGCTGCCGATACAAAAACATTAGACCTTAAGAACCTTGAACACATTTCACTTTCATTAAGACTGCCTAAAAATGTCACCTTATCTTTAATGTTGTACTTTGAAATTAGTTCTTTGATATACTTGCCATAACTGCTGATACGAATTTTATCTTTTAAACTTTCACACTTAGTGATATCCTCTCCAGTAACATAAAGATGTGTATCCGGATAAAATTTTAATATCATAGGCACTGCCTCAAGCATAAAATGAACACCTTTTATAGGATAACTGCCTTGGCTCATGAAAATAGAATGTTTTTCGCACTTTTCAAGATCCCATGTATGTTTATAAAACTCGTCTCTTAATATTTCATTGCAAAAATGGTGGTTAATATTTGGATTGATCTGTTTAGTAACTGCAAAGTCCCATGTTGTACGCCCAATTACATGCTTGACTTTTTTAATTGCACTTACTTCAAATTCTCCCCGCAGCTTAAATTTTTCCCTTTGTTTTAAAATATTATCATGCCTGATAAGGTCTCTAAACGTATATCTTTTTACTATATTTAATGGTAGCGCTGATAAATAGTGGTTAGCTATAACTGAGCATACTCCTTGTATATTTATAACAGCCTTATCAATTAGACCTAATCTATCACATACGTTTACCATAGACAGAGTATGCGGAAACTCAGTGCCCCATATGTGAATCAAATCCGGTTTCTCATCTAAAAGTATCTTTTCAAAATAAACTTCCATATAAGGGTTACATTTAGTTGGATCTGCATTTTTTTGCGGCAAAGCGTAATAATAGACACCGTTTACACTTCCATGCTTAACGTTATCTAAATCTAATACCGGAAAACATACCACAATCGTAATGTCTTCCATGGCACTTAAACGGCAAAGCATACCGCTGATCCAGCCACCTACAGCCATTTTAGGCATATTCAATTCGTCCGCAAACATAGGCGGAACACTGTTACACAGCCATAAAACTTTCATATGGCCTCCATACTCTTTTTATTTAAATAATTAATTCTGCTTTATCTATCATTTTATGAGCTTTCGTCAGGATACAAGATCTCATATAATGAATTATCAAATTCGTATCGCTCTTTATCGATAATACTAGTATACGGTATATTTATCTGGCTCTCGGTAACCAAACCAGTCTGTGTTTTTAATGCAACCAATTCTTTATTGAAATATACCACTAATAATAAAATCATTAAAACGGAATAAAGAATTCTATTGATCCTTTCCTTATATAAATAATAAGTATTGGCTAAAATAATCATATCTAATATCTTACCGTATATTGATAACCTAGCTGCTGTCAATTCTGAAAATTTAAAAACAAAGTATAGTATCATGCTAATAATATAGATATTAAGAATCTTTTTAGAAACTTCATTTTGTCTCGCGTAAGAGTCATAATAGAAAAATATAATAATAAGAAATACAAATCTTCCAATACTCTGAAAATCTAGTAATCTTGTTAGTGAAAAAGTAGATGTATCTATATAAAGAATTATTCGGCTAATGAATGGGATCCATATAAAATTTTTTAATATATTGCCCCATGGAATCATTGCAAAAGCCAGACTGCTTAATAAAATTATAAGCAATGTCTTCTTTTTGAAATTTATTTTTGATGCAAAGTAAAGTGGTATTAAAATCAAAGCCGACAAATGTATGGTTGTTAGTAGCAAAACTATTAATAAAAAACGAAGATGTTTGTTCTTTTGTATATATTCCAGTAAATAATATACACCTATCGCAATGACAATTCCCTGCCTTAAACCGCTGAAAGTCCATACAAGATAGTAAAAACTATAATATATTAATAACGAAAATGTTGGATTTTTACTGTACTTACTACATGTTAATGAAATAAAAAATATGTTTATGAAAGCAATGATTATCAAATAAAACTGATATGAAAACCCAATTCCCTTTAATAACGAACCAAAGAGCCTGAATCCGATCTCTTGGTTGTCGACTCCTTGAGTAAGCTCAAGAAACAATGAAGGGTTGAGCCTGTCATAAAGGAAGTTATATGAAAAATAATCTGTGCCTACCCCGTATCGTAAAAATGCAAATACTAATAGTATTAAGACTAATAACTTAAAAGAAATATGTTTTTTGTCATTTATTGCAGAAAGTATTAATCCTAGTGCTAATATAATAAAATACAATTACCGTCTCCTTTTACGCTATTGGGCTTATAAATACAATTTCATAATAGTAATAAAGCACTGTTAAGAACATATTATCAGCTTTCCCGTAGCCATGAAGTCTTACCTGATATCATTAAGCTGATAAAGCAAACCTCTCTTTTAATATATACATCAGCAGGATAGTTAATAAACGGTATAGAAGTGATGTATATAATATCATATTTAAAGCTCACCAAGCCCAATTATCCTTAAATACTTAGTAAAATAAAGTTAGTATGCTGCCATTATTTTTATCGCTATAATACTATTTCATTATCCTATGCTATTGCTTTTTCTTGAAAAACTTTTGGAAATAATCCCGTATATAAACAATCGCTGCTCCAAGAAGTAAACCAATCAATAGTGCTACCGCCAAGTTTTTTACATGGTTTGGTTTAATGGCAGTACTGGTAACTGCTTTAGATATTATGGTAAAATGAGTTTCTCCATAGTCTGATGAAGCTCTATCCCTTAGATCCATCAATCTTTGTTGGTAAGTAAGGTAGCTATTAAGTGCTGTGTGATAATTATTGTCTAAATAATTATACTCATATTCTGCCGATGCTTGCTCTGATTGTTTTTCGTTGATTAAATTCTGAGTATCCTCAATAGCGACAGCTATCGCCTCTTTTTCTGCATTGGCTTTGGAAAGCGCCGTCTCTGTGTTAGTGATCTCCTTCCTTAATGAAGCACTGTCAAGTTTACTATATGCAGGATATGTGGCGTCTATCGTGTCATCTTCTAATGATATCTTATTTTTAATATTTAATCCGATATCATCTGCTCTATCATATAACGCAGCAAGCATAGACTTATATACCAATATATCTTTGTCTGTATCTACCAATTCGGTTTGATATTGTGCTGCCCGCGATTTTAAAGTCTCAATCTCCAAATCTAGATAGCTGCTGCTTGGGTGTTTAGTAATATAATCATTTAATGCATCGGACTGATTTAAAAGTTTACTTTTTGCTGCCTCAGCCTTGACGGATATCGCCTCAATTTCGCTTTCACTTTTTTCTTGTGCAATTTCTGTCATATATGGTATGAAATTCTCTACCAACGCATTTGTCACGCTAATTGATGTTTCCGGGTCACTTAATCTTACAACCACTTGTATATTTGCATCTGTACTACTTACATCGATTTTTTCATTTAGCTCGTCTGGGCTCATACTCATACCCAGGCTTTTAATTATCGTATCTATAAGTTCCTGGCTTTTTAACTGCTGCTTATAGTCTTCTAATGTAAAACCTAACACTTCTTCATCTGCTTCCGCTAAAATAGTAGATTCACTTTGATAAGTATCTTTTAATAATACAAATGTATATATGCTCCCGAGTAAAATACAGCTAACTGTAACTATAGCAATTATCCATTTTTTGTCCCAAAGCTTTTTAATTATTCCTATTAAAGATATTTCCTGTTGATCAATTACTTGATCATTACCAGTCTTCTCCATATTTTCTCCTTAAAATTTTTTAAATGTACTAGCTCTTTGCGTTTTAATTAATTCTTTCATAAGTATATCTAGTACGATAATAAATGTCAACGCGCCTTACACTATACTAAATGATAGGTCTAAGTAAAATTGTATTTCTTTTATCAGTTTAAATAGCTTAACATAAGCTCACTATATAATCTCTCTAATAATTTTGATTATCTCATGTGCCTGAACAACATTATTTTTTTCTTTCAATACGAATTCTTTGGCAGCTTTGCCTTTTTGATAAAGTATCTTTTTATCTAGTGACAATACATTTTTAAGTGTACTTACCATACCTTCATGGCTTTCGTCTTCTATCAAATATACATGATTATAATACTCAATTGGCATGCCCGGCAACTTTGTAGTTAAAACAGGTGTTCCGGATGCCATATATTCCATATTCTTCGAAGGAAAAGAATATTTAACAAATTCCTCCGTTGTTGGCCGAGGGTTAACTAGCAGAGTAGCTAAAATCTCACTTTTTATTACTATATCATTAGTAACGTTTCCGAAATATCTAACATTTTTATGCCTTTTACATAAATCAATAATCTCGTCTTTATAATCTCCGTCTCCGTATATATGCAGTTCAGCACCTTCAATATCCGCATCTATGAATGCCTCGGTTAAAATTTTTATTCCATAATTTTTTTGTATACCGCCTGCATATAGTATTATCTTATTTTCAGGTTTATTTTTAAGTATATTAGGTACAGCGTTCATGTTCTCGTCGACCTGTCCCTCTATAACCACGTATGGTTTATTCTTAGTATTTATAAGCTCGTTCATCTGCGGCGTTAAAAATACATACGCATCTG
Coding sequences within:
- a CDS encoding Wzz/FepE/Etk N-terminal domain-containing protein, with protein sequence MEKTGNDQVIDQQEISLIGIIKKLWDKKWIIAIVTVSCILLGSIYTFVLLKDTYQSESTILAEADEEVLGFTLEDYKQQLKSQELIDTIIKSLGMSMSPDELNEKIDVSSTDANIQVVVRLSDPETSISVTNALVENFIPYMTEIAQEKSESEIEAISVKAEAAKSKLLNQSDALNDYITKHPSSSYLDLEIETLKSRAAQYQTELVDTDKDILVYKSMLAALYDRADDIGLNIKNKISLEDDTIDATYPAYSKLDSASLRKEITNTETALSKANAEKEAIAVAIEDTQNLINEKQSEQASAEYEYNYLDNNYHTALNSYLTYQQRLMDLRDRASSDYGETHFTIISKAVTSTAIKPNHVKNLAVALLIGLLLGAAIVYIRDYFQKFFKKKQ
- a CDS encoding glycosyltransferase translates to MKILYASCASTPSTWKRLFEKSKSIPGQAVQKYHRLLIRGIAKDEGCDITAVCVLPVTRQNYPHLMLNIKDEEEARALYHYISMVNLPGIKNLCAISGAFFTCLGQCIKNKDAVVICDILNMSVSYGAIMAAKVTGRKSVGIVTDVPSLLRSKKKGLLVKINNFLMKRPDAYVFLTPQMNELINTKNKPYVVIEGQVDENMNAVPNILKNKPENKIILYAGGIQKNYGIKILTEAFIDADIEGAELHIYGDGDYKDEIIDLCKRHKNVRYFGNVTNDIVIKSEILATLLVNPRPTTEEFVKYSFPSKNMEYMASGTPVLTTKLPGMPIEYYNHVYLIEDESHEGMVSTLKNVLSLDKKILYQKGKAAKEFVLKEKNNVVQAHEIIKIIREII